The genomic interval GTCTGGGGATGGGAATACCTGACCGGCGTCTTGAATATCGACGCCGAGCGGCTGTACGCCACGGTCCACGTCGACGACGACGAGGCCGCCGCCATCTGGCTCGAGGAGGTCGGCATCCCCGCCGAACGCCTCAGCCGCTACGACGAGGACAACTTCTGGGGGCCGGCGGGAGGGCTGGGCGCCTGCGGCCCCTCCTCCGAGATACACTACTACGCCGGCGACGACTACGGCTGCGGCCGCGACGACTGCCATATCAACTGCGACTGCGACCGCTTCCTCGAGGTCTGGAACCTCGTCTTCCCCCAGCTCGAGCAGCAGGCCGACGGCTCGCGGCTACCGCTCAAGAATAAAGGGATAGACACCGGCATGGGCCTGGAGCGGCTCGCTTTCGCCGTCCAGGGGGTGGAGGACAACTTCCACACCGACCTCTTCCTGCCGATCATCAAACGGGCCGAGGAGGTATTGAAGAAGGATTACGGCGCCGACGGCCGCACCCGGGCGTCGATGAACATCGTCGCCGACCACGCCCGGGCGCTGACGTTCGCCGTTGCCGAGAACGTCCTGCCGTCGAACGAGGGCCGCGGCTACGTCGTCCGCAAGTTGCTCCGGCGCGCGCTCCTCCACGCCTACCTCCTCGGTCTGGAGGAGCCGGCGCTCCACCGCCTGGTAGAGCCCGCGGTCGACGTTATGGCCGACGTTTACCCGCAGCTGCGCCAACAGCGGACCTTCGTCGAGGGCGTCGTAAAAGGCGAGGAGGAGAATTACCTCTCCACGCTCGCGCGCGGTATGGACCGCCTGCGGGGCAAACTGGCCGCCATAAAGAAGGGCGGAATTCTGGCGGGGGAGACGGCCTTCACGCTCTACGACACCTACGGCCTGCCGCTCGAGGTAACGGCCGAGGTCGCCGAATGGGAAGGCGTGGAGGTGGACGAGGCCGGTTTCGAGGAGGCGATGACGGCGCAGCGCCACCGCTCCCGGGCCGCCGCGGCCGGCGCCGAGGAGTTCCCCCTCGCGGGCAACCTGGACGACGTCCCGGCGACGACCTTCGTCGGCTACGAGGACTTATCGCGAGAGGCGGAGGTCCTCGCCGTCGTCACGAAAGAGGGCCGCCTCAAAGGAGCGCAGGAGGGAACCCGCGCCGTCGTCGCGCTGAACCTGTCTCCGTTCTACGCCGAGGCGGGGGGCCAGGTGGGCGACGCAGGCCTTCTGACGGCCGAGGGCGTCAAGTTCGACGTCGAGGAGACGACGAAGGCCGCCCAGGGCCAGTATCTCCACTTCGGCGAGGTCAAAGAGGGCGTTCTGAAAGAAGGGCAAAAGACCGCGGCCGCCGTCGACCGCGGCCGGCGCCTCGCCGTCGCCCGGCACCACACCGCGACGCACCTCCTGCACGCGGCGCTGCGCGAGGTACTGGGCGAGGGCGCGACGCAGGCCGGCTCGTTCGTCGGCCCGGCGTACCTGCGCTT from bacterium carries:
- the alaS gene encoding alanine--tRNA ligase, whose product is MDSKALRQSFLDFFAQRGHKIVAPAPLVPAGDPTLLFTTAGMVQFKPLFAGTVELAFTRAASCQPCLRAGGKDSDLALVGHTLRHHTLFEMLGNFSFGDYFKREAIVWGWEYLTGVLNIDAERLYATVHVDDDEAAAIWLEEVGIPAERLSRYDEDNFWGPAGGLGACGPSSEIHYYAGDDYGCGRDDCHINCDCDRFLEVWNLVFPQLEQQADGSRLPLKNKGIDTGMGLERLAFAVQGVEDNFHTDLFLPIIKRAEEVLKKDYGADGRTRASMNIVADHARALTFAVAENVLPSNEGRGYVVRKLLRRALLHAYLLGLEEPALHRLVEPAVDVMADVYPQLRQQRTFVEGVVKGEEENYLSTLARGMDRLRGKLAAIKKGGILAGETAFTLYDTYGLPLEVTAEVAEWEGVEVDEAGFEEAMTAQRHRSRAAAAGAEEFPLAGNLDDVPATTFVGYEDLSREAEVLAVVTKEGRLKGAQEGTRAVVALNLSPFYAEAGGQVGDAGLLTAEGVKFDVEETTKAAQGQYLHFGEVKEGVLKEGQKTAAAVDRGRRLAVARHHTATHLLHAALREVLGEGATQAGSFVGPAYLRFDYASSRGLEAEEIEEVERRVQRNVVANLPVWWTDMEVEEAKARGAMALFGEKYGERGRVVCIGGEGEEMSLELCGGTHLCNTGEVGPFYVVREEAIAAGVRRIEAVAGEAALAYAQRMRRILDDAGRVIKTGWEDLPSRVRGALDDRRELEKRLRQYTSKEASARATELLAGAVEVGPVRLVTGLLAGAAADAVKEAASSLIAAHPDVVAVFATDEGGKATFYAGAGEKAVKAGAHAGNLVREVAKVIGGGGGGKADFAQAGAKTAEGLPEALAKAGEALKKTMGV